Proteins found in one Scylla paramamosain isolate STU-SP2022 chromosome 44, ASM3559412v1, whole genome shotgun sequence genomic segment:
- the LOC135094155 gene encoding uncharacterized protein LOC135094155, with protein MRNARKLKGSEIYIDEDLCPASQEIRKSQIPLMKKARKEGKIPFFRHTRLIIKDKSTKYQLQGRSSGSEGVSTREAVGDVTGAVHQASEASGGESSVDAEGGNNYASTRGAVGHVSEAVVQTNEASGGESSVGGEGGSTGGPYSALTGSSGVGGGSGSCHGRPTPSGTGGGDGPPDAAPTQRQQQTSRTRNRRKSIPPNDNDRVTLVTLHKCSTSRTGPHIQEKKMRFSRGEVVFYRLKIRSKTTNVAEVNEEKVEEGRCQKRSPTWGHLWSPSQVETPRPV; from the exons ATGCGAAATGCTAGAAAATTGAAAGGTtctgaaatatatatagatgaagACCTTTGCCCTGCATCCcaagaaattagaaagagtcAGATACCTCTCATGAAGAAGGCCAGAAAAGAAGGCAAGATTCCTTTCTTCAGACACACCAGGCTAATCATAAAAGATAAGAGTACTAAATATCAACTCCAGGGAAGAAGCTCTGGCAGTGAAGGTGTCTCGACCCGTGAAGCAGTGGGTGACGTCACGGGAGCAGTGCACCAGGCGAGTGAAGCAAGTGGTGGTGAATCATCGGTTGATGCTGAAGGTGGAAATAATTATGCCTCGACTCGTGGCGCTGTGGGACACGTCTCGGAAGCAGTGGTCCAGACAAATGAAGCAAGTGGTGGTGAATCATCggttggtggtgaaggtgggagTACTGGTGGTCCCTACTCTGCTCTCACTGGATCCtctggtgtcggtggtggtagtgggtccTGCCATGGCCGCCCCACACCCtcgggtactggtggtggtgatgggcctCCAGATGCAGCCCCGACACAGCGACAGCAGCAGACTTCACGTACCAGAAATCGCAGGAA GTCAATTCCTCCCAATGACAATGACCGCGTAACACTCGTTACACTCCACAAGTGTTCAACATCCCGGACGGGCCCCCATAttcaggaaaagaagatgaggtttagtagaggagaggtggtgttctacagattgaaaattagatctaagaccacgaatgttgcagaagtcaatgaagaaaaagttgaggagggtcgGTGCCAGAAGAggagtccgacctggggacatctgtggtccccttcccaggtggagactccgaggccggtgtag